GGATTATTAATAGACACAGAACTCATGCAAAGCAGTAGCATTAACACTCCAGGAATAtctttttctggaggaaaagttTAGGTtagcagcagctgcagcgtcTGTGCgtgtgggggatgtgatggtgGTGTTTAAATCAGTTTATTACTTTCCTTCTGCAAAATCAAATTAGTGGATTTCTCCCCACCTTCCTCCAGTACAGCATCTCACCCTCAGAAGGCAAAAAGCcttatttacttttttactttttttttttttttttaaatattatcctCACCCCAGGCCTTCTTTAGGTTCCTAAAGCATTCACCCACCTGCCTGCTCATTCCTAAGGACTCTTCCTACCGAGGGGAGCGCTGCTTAAAGCAGGGAATTGTCTCAATAACCTCCCAGCTCCGACTTCTGCAAGGAACACACGAGAGCCTTGGCAGGTGTGCAGAGTCAAAGCCGGGGTGGTTTTCACGTAGAAGACCAGTAAAACACTTACAGAAACACAGCGGCACCTAAACCAgcccatttttatttcttgtaccAGGAGACTGAACAGGTGGGGgtcagggagaggaaaaaaattttccagattattttgaACCATCTCTATTATTTTTAAGATACGCATTTAAACTGCATGCAGTTTGCTCTTCCTTTAGTTATCAACAAGTTATTTCTGTACCGTGCTCGATTCTCTTGTGAGAACAAGCAGCTAAAATAAACACTCCCTATTTATTCACATCAAATAGCTTTTCCAAGAGGAACTGAAATACAACTGACAACTCGCCTGTTTTTCCTTAACCTCCTCGAAGCATCGTGACCGCAGCAGCTGGCCGCCCGCGCTTGCGATTTGCTGCCTCCGAAGCAGAAACAGGGATGCGGGAAACGAGTCAAGGGTGGGCAGCTGTAAAACCAGCCACCCACAGATGTCAGTCAAAGCCCACGGACGCACCGAGGGCAGGAAAGCAGCAGTAGCTCCTGGGGATGAGCATAAAGCACCGTGGCAGCAAAGGCAAGCGGGCAGTAGACGGGCAGCAGCCCAAGACCTCAACTTGCTGCGgacaaaaagcaaaaggcagagccTGAAAGAAGATCCAGGCTCCAGCAAAATGGACTATTTCCAAGTATTTCAAAAAGCTTCAAACAGCTGCGGGGAGGAAGAAAACTCTCACAGCCCGTGACAAGGCAGAGCGAGACAGAGCCGAAAACAAGGTCCCCTCTCGAACAGAAAAAGCATTGAGTCTTCGGCAAGGCCCGGAGGGTAGGGGTGCTGCTAGCTGGGCAAGCTCCCGCTGCTAAACCATGTTTGAGGAAAATTCTCCTTCAAGACATTCGACAAGGCTTGCCCACCTAGAAAACTCCCAAGAAACCAACACAGCTGTCAGTCCTGCTTTGGGGGAGCAGGAAAAGACAGGACACGTCCCAGGGGACGACAGCGAGAGCTTTGGTTCCTGCGGTGAGTTGCCAGCGAACCCAGGCTCCCCGCGGCACCGCCTGGCCAAGCTGCGGCTGCTGATGTCCCGGCAGAAGGCAGAGTACGAGTCTAAAATTGCAAggtaaaggattttaaaaaaacaccgaGGCTTTGAAGGAAGGCACCTCTTCCTGCCGTGTGCAGCTCCGGCAGGGTCCTCATCTGCCACTCGGGTCCCTGGATGCTGCTGCAGCCACCGcgtccccatcccactgtgaaCGCACCCGGGATCCAGCGTTACAGGATGAGCTTCGCAATTAATTCAGTTACTTGAATCCATTTTCATGTGAGGTGCTTGAGAAACTCCAGAGCATCTATAGGATTTTTTTGCAGGGCTGCGCAGAGCTCTTGAAAAGCCTCTGCtctattgtgtatttttttctcttttgccttaaTCCAATATTAAGCATTTCCCTAGGGAAAAACATGCGGGGTTCTCGGCAGCATTAGCAGTAAGTCGTTATTCTTTACAAATTGCAAGTCATGAATTTTAACAACTCAGAGGAAACTGTTCATAAGTATTTTCCCAATTTCTAAGATTAGAAGCGGAACAGAGATTTAGGCATAGCTTGttatcaagaggaaaaaaagaaaaaagcagaaacatttgcaGGCTCTACTTTCCGAACAGTGCTGCTTTTCTCGTGTAATTAAAAGgaatgaacattttaaatacaaTATTGTTCATTAGTGATAATTTCAGGTACGCCGTGCAAATTGACTATTTGATTAAATCATGAAATACCTCAACGTGCATCACTGCAGCAGATGGCAAGCGGGTAATGCTGAATTACACTTTGCCTTGAACAttgtgtaaagaaaaataaatccatgtaaTCTTTAATTTCTTGAAGAAGTACTTAACAATTTCTTCTTAATAAAGGTCCTATTcctaggttgggtttttttttcctttttgctgtattCTACTTATGTTTTCTCTTGCAGTTCAAGGGaactgcaacataagcagaatcctCAGTGCTTCCTAAAATACGTTGCATTACCATTTGCTGTGTTAGACTACTGTAGTATTCCatcgcacacaaaaaaaaaaaaccaaccccaaaactgACTCCTTTGGCCATATGgttatttatatttattgtaAATTAGGATGACTAAAAATCGCAGTTTTTATTGTAACCTATAACACCATAAATTGGAAAAGTATTGGGGATGCCAATACTCGTATTTATAGTTACTAGTCCTATGTTAAAAAAAGCCTAGCTTTCAACAAAGCCTATAGCTGTATTGAGAAAGGGGGTGCGTGGGGAGGGAAAACCGTGTGATTTACAATGTCTGTCtttccagcagcctggagcagcgGCACAGGGAGCTGCAGGCGGAGATTAAGGCCACGCGTTCAAAACTGGGGCAGCAGCGCAAGCGGTACAGCCTCACGGAGATGAAAGTGCGGAACGCGGAGAGAGCAAAGGAAGACgcagagagaagaaatgaaacgctccaaaaagaaatggaagagttTTTCGAAACCTTCGGGAAAATTAACAGGTGGAAATAAACAGCAGCTTGTTCAGTTCGAAATTGAGCTCaactgcaggagggagaagggccGTATTCTGATTTCAGCACAAACTCCCATTTCAGAGGTGAAATAAGAAACCCAACCGTAAAAACCAGGCTGCCAACTGGAAAGTCAGCAGTTGATACAAACTTGTTGGGATCCCTGAACTGCAGGAGCTCTGCACCACCCCGCTAACGCCAGGAATGCTTTCCCTTACCACTGGAAAAACCTTTCAGACACACTTTGC
This is a stretch of genomic DNA from Larus michahellis chromosome 11, bLarMic1.1, whole genome shotgun sequence. It encodes these proteins:
- the LOC141749884 gene encoding rho GTPase-activating protein 24-like is translated as MFEENSPSRHSTRLAHLENSQETNTAVSPALGEQEKTGHVPGDDSESFGSCGELPANPGSPRHRLAKLRLLMSRQKAEYESKIASLEQRHRELQAEIKATRSKLGQQRKRYSLTEMKVRNAERAKEDAERRNETLQKEMEEFFETFGKINRWK